A genomic stretch from Gorilla gorilla gorilla isolate KB3781 chromosome 20, NHGRI_mGorGor1-v2.1_pri, whole genome shotgun sequence includes:
- the RPS9 gene encoding small ribosomal subunit protein uS4 isoform X1, which translates to MPVARSWVCRKTYVTPRRPFEKSRLDQELKLIGEYGLRNKREVWRVKFTLAKIRKAARELLTLDEKDPRRLFEGNALLRRLVRIGVLDEGKMKLDYILGLKIEDFLERRLQTQVFKLGLAKSIHHARVLIRQRHIRVRKQVVNIPSFIVRLDSQKHIDFSLRSPYGGGRPGRVKRKNAKKGQGGAGAGDDEEED; encoded by the exons ATGCCAGTGGCCCGAAGCTGGGTTTGTCGCAAAACTTATGTGACCCCGCGGAGACCCTTCGAGAAATCTCGTCTCGACCAAGAGCTGAAGCTGATCG GCGAGTATGGGCTCCGGAACAAACGTGAGGTCTGGAGGGTCAAATTTACCCTGGCCAAGATCCGCAAGGCCGCCCGGGAACTGCTGACGCTTGATGAGAAGGACCCACGGCGTCTGTTCGAAG GCAACGCCCTGCTGCGGCGGCTGGTCCGCATTGGGGTGCTGGATGAGGGCAAGATGAAGCTGGATTACATCCTGGGCCTGAAGATAGAGGATTTCTTAGAGAGACGTTTGCAGACCCAGGTCTTCAAGCTGGGCTTGGCCAAGTCCATCCACCACGCTCGCGTGCTGATCCGCCAGCGCCATATCAG GGTCCGCAAGCAGGTGGTGAACATCCCGTCCTTCATTGTCcgcctggattcccagaagcACATTGACTTCTCTCTGCGCTCTCCCTATGGGGGTGGCCGCCCAGGCCGCGTGAAGAGGAAGAACGCCAAGAAGggccagggtggggctggggctggagacgACGAGGAGGAGGATTAA
- the RPS9 gene encoding small ribosomal subunit protein uS4 isoform X2, translated as MPVARSWVCRKTYVTPRRPFEKSRLDQELKLIGEYGLRNKREVWRVKFTLAKIRKAARELLTLDEKDPRRLFEGSASRW; from the exons ATGCCAGTGGCCCGAAGCTGGGTTTGTCGCAAAACTTATGTGACCCCGCGGAGACCCTTCGAGAAATCTCGTCTCGACCAAGAGCTGAAGCTGATCG GCGAGTATGGGCTCCGGAACAAACGTGAGGTCTGGAGGGTCAAATTTACCCTGGCCAAGATCCGCAAGGCCGCCCGGGAACTGCTGACGCTTGATGAGAAGGACCCACGGCGTCTGTTCGAAG GGTCCGCAAGCAGGTGGTGA